The proteins below come from a single Candidatus Chlamydia sanziniae genomic window:
- a CDS encoding DUF1347 family protein, producing the protein MLRYVLFCVFLFTCFATGSGLYYLFSSFTSLTKKLKTETFHTLWEEGLKEIPEGTLHCPSAEQQRAHLLCFQGFLLQKQQNFSQADKIFTKAYDEAEKTPFVFKEELLGGSIFNYFFLDKLNCMETFLSRLEEHCPNSPYLCLFKALLSYKQQEFEKTIEFLSCWQREKSRAQAPWLNLNIQQLLGDFFFDQVMAHSLVETDMFPEGRIILNRIIDKLLKRDCEWNTKIYDRTALLLSQSYFLELMQSQSIHIYADYHKMVLFYLKKVHLIEQNLYKQLFPEEKFISMLMTHALTLPIEELSPIIQLLEIWQRHYLHPTCSLVIQPLVENFSKRQDKAAQFCEALVSCSGLEELQQKLVVTFETLLSDKVQQVETLEAKQCVSLLRILDPQISISEKLTLSQETLQKIVLYDDDEQLMKLQNYLALWEAIQSYDIDRQQLVYRLVHSAKQLWKQGGVDQKALKLLQLVLDFTSYDIECENIVFLFVKQVYKQALACHAISRLLHLENFITATGIPSVLISEAEIANFLEDADYLFNHGDYNKCYFYTLWLTKIAPSSHTYRLLGLCLVENKCYEEAWRYFQLLSPNNSVYDSKIQKALALCQKHLPKDLQVNKR; encoded by the coding sequence ATGTTACGCTATGTACTATTTTGTGTTTTTTTGTTCACGTGCTTTGCTACTGGAAGCGGGCTGTACTATTTATTTTCCTCTTTTACTTCTCTAACAAAAAAACTAAAAACTGAAACTTTTCATACTTTGTGGGAAGAAGGTCTGAAGGAAATACCTGAAGGGACGTTGCATTGCCCCTCTGCTGAGCAGCAACGAGCTCATCTTCTTTGCTTTCAGGGATTTTTATTGCAAAAACAGCAAAATTTTTCTCAGGCAGATAAAATCTTCACCAAAGCATATGACGAAGCCGAAAAGACGCCATTTGTATTCAAAGAAGAATTACTTGGAGGAAGTATCTTTAATTACTTTTTTCTTGATAAACTTAATTGCATGGAAACATTTCTTAGTCGGCTAGAAGAACACTGTCCGAATTCTCCTTACCTCTGTTTATTTAAGGCCTTACTCTCCTACAAACAACAGGAGTTTGAAAAAACTATAGAATTCTTATCTTGTTGGCAAAGAGAGAAGAGTCGAGCTCAAGCTCCTTGGCTGAATCTAAATATTCAACAGTTATTAGGAGATTTTTTTTTCGATCAAGTTATGGCACATTCGTTAGTAGAAACAGACATGTTTCCGGAAGGACGCATAATTTTAAATCGCATTATTGATAAATTATTAAAACGAGACTGCGAATGGAATACAAAAATTTATGATCGTACCGCATTACTTTTAAGCCAGAGTTATTTTTTAGAACTTATGCAATCGCAATCAATACATATTTATGCAGATTACCATAAGATGGTGTTGTTCTATTTGAAAAAAGTACATCTTATAGAACAAAATCTTTACAAGCAACTTTTCCCAGAGGAAAAGTTTATATCAATGCTTATGACTCATGCTTTAACCTTGCCTATAGAAGAATTATCCCCAATCATTCAACTTTTAGAGATATGGCAGCGTCATTACCTCCATCCCACGTGCTCTTTAGTTATTCAACCTTTGGTAGAAAATTTTTCTAAACGACAGGATAAAGCTGCTCAGTTTTGTGAGGCTTTAGTATCTTGTTCGGGGTTAGAAGAATTACAGCAAAAACTCGTTGTTACTTTTGAAACATTGCTGTCTGATAAGGTACAGCAGGTAGAAACTTTAGAAGCAAAGCAATGTGTTTCTCTCCTTCGTATTTTAGATCCACAAATTTCAATTAGTGAGAAACTCACGCTGTCTCAAGAAACTTTGCAAAAGATTGTTTTATATGATGATGATGAGCAGCTTATGAAACTACAAAATTACTTAGCTTTATGGGAGGCAATCCAGTCGTATGATATAGATCGTCAACAATTGGTGTATCGTTTAGTTCATAGTGCGAAGCAGCTGTGGAAGCAGGGAGGGGTAGATCAAAAAGCTTTGAAATTATTGCAGCTTGTGCTTGATTTCACTAGTTATGATATAGAATGTGAAAACATTGTCTTCCTCTTTGTAAAACAGGTGTACAAGCAAGCGTTAGCTTGCCACGCGATTTCTCGTCTTTTACATTTGGAAAATTTTATAACTGCAACAGGAATTCCTTCAGTCTTGATTTCTGAAGCTGAAATTGCTAACTTTTTGGAAGATGCAGACTATCTTTTTAATCATGGAGATTATAACAAATGTTATTTCTATACTCTTTGGTTAACAAAGATAGCTCCTTCATCACATACCTACCGATTATTAGGACTTTGCCTTGTGGAGAATAAATGTTACGAGGAAGCTTGGCGATACTTTCAGCTGTTGTCTCCTAATAACAGTGTTTATGATTCAAAGATTCAGAAGGCTTTAGCTCTTTGTCAAAAACACTTACCTAAAGATCTTCAGGTTAACAAAAGATAA